One genomic segment of Panicum virgatum strain AP13 chromosome 2N, P.virgatum_v5, whole genome shotgun sequence includes these proteins:
- the LOC120659003 gene encoding trehalose 6-phosphate phosphatase RA3-like, whose translation MTFSTDEAVTAVAAPAPAGLHFTPFPPTKGAARDCKKLAAMHVDRAAPGSIVGGSLFETMKASSPRRAADAEHGDWMEKHPSALTRFEAALGAAKGKQIVMFLDYDGTLSPIVEDPDRAVMSEEMRDAVRRVAEHFPTAIVSGRCRDKVFNFVKLTELYYAGSHGMDIEGPAKQSNKHAQANAEEAVHYQAGSEFLPVIEEVYRTLTARMEAIAGARVEHNKYCLSVHFRCVAEEEWNAVEEEVRSVLKEYPDDVLKLTHGRKVLEIRPSIKWDKGKALEFLLESLGYAGRSDVFPIYIGDDRTDEDAFKVLRGMGQGIGILVSKFPKETAASYSLRDPVEVKEFLGKMVEPNGDGPVKAA comes from the exons ATGACATTCTCCACCGACGAGGCGGTCACcgccgtggcggcgccggcgccggctggCCTGCATTTCACGCCGTTCCCGCCGACGAAGGGCGCCGCCCGCGACTGCAAGAAGCTCGCCGCCATGCACGTGGACCGCGCCGCCCCCGGGTCCATCGTGGGCGGCTCCTTGTTCGAGACCATGAaggcctcctcgccgcgccgcgccgccgacgccgagcaCGGCGACTGGATG GAGAAGCACCCGTCGGCATTGACGCGGTTcgaggcggcgctcggcgcggcGAAGGGGAAGCAGATCGTGATGTTCCTGGACTACGACGGCACCTTGTCGCCGATCGTCGAGGACCCCGACCGCGCCGTCATGTCCGAGGAG ATGAGAGATGCCGTGCGTCGTGTCGCCGAGCACTTCCCCACCGCGATTGTCAGCGGGAGATGCAGGGACAAG GTGTTCAACTTCGTGAAGCTGACGGAGCTGTACTACGCCGGGAGCCATGGCATGGACATCGAGGGCCCCGCCAAGCAGTCCAACAAGCACGCCCAGGCAAAT GCCGAAGAAGCGGTTCACTACCAAGCGGGGAGCGAGTTCCTGCCTGTCATCGAGGAG GTGTACCGCACGCTGACGGCCAGGATGGAGGCCATCGCCGGCGCCAGGGTGGAGCACAACAAGTACTGCCTCTCCGTCCACTTCCGCTGCGTCGCGGAGGAG GAATGGAAtgccgtggaggaggaggtcaGGTCGGTGCTCAAGGAGTACCCCGACGACGTCCTCAAGCTCACTCATGGCAGAAAG GTCCTGGAGATTCGCCCGTCCATCAAGTGGGACAAGGGCAAGGCCCTCGAGTTCCTGCTCGAGTCTCTCG GCTATGCTGGGCGTAGCGACGTCTTCCCGATTTACATTGGAGATGATCGCACCGACGAGGACGCCTTCAAG GTGCTGCGCGGCATGGGGCAGGGCATCGGAATCCTGGTGTCCAAGTTCCCCAAGGAGACGGCGGCATCCTACTCGCTCCGCGACCCAGTTGAG GTCAAGGAGTTCCTTGGTAAGATGGTGGAGCCCAATGGCGACGGGCCAGTGAAGGCGGCCTAG